The following are encoded in a window of Paucidesulfovibrio gracilis DSM 16080 genomic DNA:
- a CDS encoding FapA family protein, whose protein sequence is MSRYLPPDAGGRELTPSLLRQQLQAAGVRIDPVPGAAERIVELIENGQDFRKVVLVRGTPAENPSHGHIQPLGDLRMPVFSGDIIARKISPTQGKAGQTIDGRALEPTEHIDGKLQDVKAKAGDNVIFDPTEQTFTAKVYGIASIRHNVVSVKPALTLDDEAIYVVGTIYHKDAMGQEITPERFQPELERLGVLVPPSSESIEEALDIARSTRRLQHNIVIAQGKEPIPGKDGWLEILVEREVDDSREDDQGRIDYRHRASLPMVKPGDMVARVHEPEPGIGGIDLYDKTIPAKGGKRLSVSPGQGIRRRGADGFEAVEQGLLLYEKGVLWVSPILVVKRDVGLATGHVQAEFGSVHIQGSVGANMRVSAPESVVVTDAVESARIQAGADVEVRGGILMPDGGYVRAGGKVMAQFATNARIEAGGDVVIGNNVTNATIETLGSFFAVKGKGVVQGGTITSHHNVEVNELGTEIGVPTTVVITQRRRNNLPALKARGKIKRELERIAERIGTGEPKAILQATPPARREAMAEVLKYRLRLEKRFQKINEFMKKDTKKRRETLSRCRIKVRRRIHPGVTIKIGGRVLAVDRTIDRSQIYWDHVSKSILITHL, encoded by the coding sequence GTGAGTCGCTACCTCCCACCGGATGCCGGTGGTCGCGAACTCACGCCTTCGCTGCTGCGTCAGCAATTGCAGGCCGCCGGGGTCCGAATCGACCCGGTTCCCGGCGCCGCCGAACGCATTGTGGAGCTGATCGAAAACGGACAGGATTTTCGCAAGGTGGTGTTGGTACGCGGCACTCCTGCTGAAAACCCCTCGCATGGCCATATTCAGCCTCTTGGCGATCTCCGCATGCCGGTGTTCAGCGGCGACATCATCGCCCGAAAAATTTCGCCCACCCAGGGAAAGGCAGGTCAAACCATTGATGGCCGCGCCCTGGAACCAACCGAACACATCGACGGGAAATTGCAGGACGTGAAGGCCAAGGCAGGCGATAACGTCATCTTCGACCCCACAGAACAGACATTCACAGCCAAAGTCTACGGCATTGCTTCCATCCGGCACAATGTGGTCTCGGTCAAGCCCGCCCTGACCCTGGATGATGAAGCCATCTACGTGGTGGGAACCATCTACCACAAAGATGCCATGGGACAGGAAATTACGCCGGAACGGTTTCAGCCGGAATTGGAACGGCTCGGCGTGCTGGTTCCGCCCTCCTCGGAAAGTATCGAGGAAGCCCTGGACATCGCCAGGAGCACCCGCCGACTGCAACACAACATCGTCATTGCCCAAGGCAAAGAACCCATCCCCGGCAAGGACGGCTGGCTCGAAATTCTCGTGGAACGCGAAGTGGACGATTCGCGGGAAGACGACCAGGGACGCATTGATTACCGCCACCGGGCCAGCCTGCCCATGGTCAAACCAGGTGATATGGTGGCTCGTGTACACGAACCCGAACCGGGCATCGGCGGCATTGATCTCTACGACAAAACCATCCCGGCCAAAGGGGGCAAACGCCTTTCCGTCAGCCCCGGCCAGGGCATCCGCCGACGCGGTGCCGACGGGTTCGAAGCCGTTGAACAAGGCCTGCTGCTTTACGAAAAAGGCGTTCTGTGGGTTAGCCCCATTCTTGTGGTTAAACGCGACGTGGGGCTTGCTACCGGCCATGTCCAGGCGGAATTCGGCTCCGTGCACATCCAGGGAAGCGTTGGTGCCAACATGCGCGTCAGCGCTCCGGAAAGCGTGGTGGTGACCGATGCCGTGGAAAGCGCCAGAATCCAGGCCGGAGCCGATGTGGAAGTACGCGGCGGCATTCTTATGCCCGACGGCGGCTACGTCCGCGCCGGAGGCAAGGTCATGGCCCAGTTCGCCACCAATGCACGCATCGAGGCGGGCGGCGACGTGGTCATCGGCAACAACGTCACCAACGCCACCATTGAAACCCTTGGCTCCTTTTTCGCCGTCAAAGGCAAAGGCGTGGTCCAGGGCGGCACCATCACCAGCCATCATAACGTGGAAGTGAACGAACTCGGCACGGAAATTGGCGTTCCCACCACCGTGGTTATTACGCAACGGCGACGCAACAATCTGCCCGCCCTTAAAGCCCGCGGAAAAATCAAACGAGAACTGGAACGCATCGCCGAACGCATCGGCACCGGCGAACCCAAGGCCATCCTCCAGGCGACCCCGCCCGCTCGACGTGAAGCCATGGCCGAAGTACTCAAATACCGCTTGCGCCTTGAAAAACGATTTCAAAAAATCAATGAATTCATGAAAAAGGATACAAAAAAACGACGGGAAACCCTTTCACGCTGCCGCATCAAAGTACGACGGCGCATCCACCCCGGCGTGACCATTAAAATCGGCGGCCGCGTCCTGGCCGTGGACCGGACCATCGACCGTAGCCAGATTTATTGGGACCATGTTTCTAAGAGCATCTTGATTACCCACTTATGA